DNA sequence from the Anaerolineales bacterium genome:
ACATGAATACCAACGAGGTCATCGCCAATCGTGCCACGCAGCTGATGGGTGGCGAACTGGGGGAGTATCTCGTTCACCCCAACGACCATGTCAACATGGCACAATCGACGAACGACACCATCCCGACCGCCATACGCCTGGGCTGTCTCTGGCGTCTGGATGAACTGCTGGACGCGATGCGCGGATTGGCCTCCGCGCTTCGCACCAAGGCGGAGGAATTCGACGACGTGGTCAAATCCGGACGTACGCATCTGCAGGACGCGGTCCCCGTGCGTCTGGGACAGGAATTCGGCGGTTATGCACGCGCCGTGGAACGGGACGCCGAACGCATCCAGGTCGCCGGAGATCGGCTGCGTTATCTGGGTATCGGGGGCACGGCGACGGGAACCGGATTGAACGCACACCCGCAGTATCGCCGGCGGATGGTAGCCACCCTGAAGGAACTTAGCGGTTTGGAGCTGTACGCTGCGGAGAACTTATTCGAGTCGATGCAGTCGATGGCCGACATGGCGGATTTTTCCGCTTCACAGCGAACGCTGGCGATCAGCCTGACGCGCATCGCCAACGATTTCCGTTTGCTCTCCTCCGGTCCTGCTACCGGCTTGGATGAAATCCATCTACCAGCCGTGCAGCCGGGTTCGAGCATCATGCCCGGGAAGGTGAACCCGGTCATGGCGGAAATGCTCAACATGGCCATGTTCCACGTTATGGGCTGCG
Encoded proteins:
- a CDS encoding aspartate ammonia-lyase codes for the protein MSPKTRRESDSLGEIDVPSEALYGAQTQRAVENFPISGLRPWRAFIWSMATIKRAAAAVNRQLGLLDAEFAEAIIRAADEVIEGKWDDQFVVDPFQAGAGTSHNMNTNEVIANRATQLMGGELGEYLVHPNDHVNMAQSTNDTIPTAIRLGCLWRLDELLDAMRGLASALRTKAEEFDDVVKSGRTHLQDAVPVRLGQEFGGYARAVERDAERIQVAGDRLRYLGIGGTATGTGLNAHPQYRRRMVATLKELSGLELYAAENLFESMQSMADMADFSASQRTLAISLTRIANDFRLLSSGPATGLDEIHLPAVQPGSSIMPGKVNPVMAEMLNMAMFHVMGCDATVTLAAQAGQLELNVMMPIIAHNLFEMMQVAIGSIRAFTERCVLGVQANPEKAEKWLQQNSIVVTALNPLIGYRAGAELVKQALLRKETVRSIALEQARAGKLIHREENRPVRVDEVEAALGNLRRLTEGGILS